Proteins co-encoded in one Cricetulus griseus strain 17A/GY chromosome 1 unlocalized genomic scaffold, alternate assembly CriGri-PICRH-1.0 chr1_1, whole genome shotgun sequence genomic window:
- the Il1r1 gene encoding interleukin-1 receptor type 1: MKVLLGLLCFITPLLSLETDECKEYPNDMILFSSVNEIDIRDCPLTLNEKHSTIIWYKNDSKTPISVEQGSRIHQQKERLWFVPAKMEDSGLYYCIVRNSTHCQKTKITVKVLENDPGLCYNTQATFRQRLHIAVDGSLVCPYLDFFKDEKNQLPKVQWYKDCKPLPLDNGNFYGAKNKLMVRNVAEEHGGNYTCHMFYTYLGKQYPVTRVIEFVTIGEIKMDRPVIVSPRNETLEAEPGSRIQLICNVTGQYTDLVYWKWNGSEIEEDDPFLLEDYQHVEYLSAKRKYTLITILNISVVQSHFYQHPFICFVKNSNIIESAHVKLIYPVPDFKNYIIGTFVILTATIVCCVFIYKIFKVDIVLWYRDACSDFLPPKVSDGKAYDAYILYPKTFGEGPSSNLDTFVFKLLPEVLEGQFGYKLFICGRDDYAGEDTIEVTNENVKKSRRLIIILMRDMGGFSWLSHSSEEQIAIYNALIREGIKVVLLELEKIQDYEKMPESIQFIKRKHGAICWSGDFEERPQCAKTRFWKTVRYHMPAPRQSLLPRHHLLTQDPVLDTKEKLQAETHLPLG, translated from the exons ATGAAAGTGCTACTTGGGCTCCTTTGTTTCATCACCCCTCTGCTTTCACTGGAGACCG aTGAATGTAAAGAATatccaaatgatatgattttattttcatctgtaaATGAAATTGATATTCGTGATTGTCCTCTTACTCTGAATGAAAAGCACAGCACCATAATCTGGTATAAAAATGACAGCAAGACACCCATATCAGTGGAACAGGGCTCCAGGATTCATCAGCAAAAAGAACGGCTTTGGTTTGTTCCTGCAAAGATGGAGGACTCTGGACTTTACTATTGTATAGTAAG aaACTCAACTCACtgtcaaaaaactaaaataactgTGAAGGTTTTAGAAAACGACCCTGGCCTGTGTTACAACACACAAGCTACCTTCAGACAGCGTCTCCACATAGCAGTGGATGGAAGTCTTGTGTGCccttatttggatttttttaaagatgaaaagaacCAGTTACCCAAAGTTCAGTGGTATAAG GATTGTAAACCATTGCCTCTTGACAACGGAAACTTCTATGGAGCGAAAAATAAGCTGATGGTGAGAAATGTGGCTGAAGAGCATGGAGGGAACTATACTTGCCACATGTTCTACACATACCTGGGGAAGCAATATCCAGTCACCCGAGTAATAGAATTTGTCACAATAG GTGAAATCAAGATGGATAGGCCTGTGATCGTGAGCCCACGAAATGAGACCCTGGAGGCAGAACCAG GATCCAGGATACAACTGATCTGCAACGTCACCGGCCAGTATACCGATCTTGTTTACTGGAAGTGGAATGGATCAGAAATTGAAGAGGATGATCCATTCCTACTTGAAGACTACCAACA TGTGGAATATCTTTCAGCCAAAAGAAAGTATACACTCATTACAATACTTAATATTTCAGTAGTCCAAAGTCATTTCTATCAGCATCCATTTATCTGTTTCGTCAAGAACTCAAATATTATAGAATCAGCACATGTCAAATTAATATATCCAG TACCTGATTTCAAGAATTACATCATTGGGACCTTTGTCATCTTGACAGCTACAATTGTATGCTGCGTTTTCATCTATAAAATCTTCAAAGTTGACATTGTGCTTTGGTACAGGGATGCTTGCTCTGATTTTCTTCCCCCAAAAG TTTCAGATGGAAAGGCCTATGATGCCTATATTCTTTATCCCAAGACCTTCGGAGAGGGACCATCCTCAAACTTAGATACTTTTGTGTTTAAACTGTTGCCTGAGGTCTTGGAGGGGCAGTTTGGATACAAGCTGTTCATTTGCGGAAGGGACGACTATGCTGGGGAAG ATACTATCGAGGTCACTAACGAAAACGTAAAGAAAAGCAGGAGGCTGATTATCATTTTAATGAGAGATATGGGCGGCTTCAGCTGGCTGAGTCACTCATCTGAAGAGCAAATAGCGATATATAATGCTCTCATCCGGGAAGGAATTAAAGTTGTCCTGCTCGAGTTGGAGAAAATCCAAGACTATGAGAAAATGCCAGAATCTATTCAATTCATTAAGCGGAAACACGGAGCCATTTGCTGGTCAGGGGACTTTGAAGAGAGACCACAGTGTGCAAAGACCAGGTTCTGGAAAACTGTGAGATACCACATGCCTGCCCCACGGCAATCACTATTGCCCAGACACCATTTGCTAACCCAGGACCCTGTGCTAGACACTAAGGAGAAACTGCAGGCAGAGACTCACTTACCTCTTGGCTAG